A genomic window from Photobacterium gaetbulicola Gung47 includes:
- a CDS encoding hypothetical protein (COG1816), with translation MKTAPITLTEFYHRFPKADLHYHLLGGVRLETMLWFANKYDIVLSELEAKAYYRAYQAETGIVKGGIEALTFLYQLMREPSDYAKVLLEVAEDAHACGVKYIETFWNPSDTPLSYAEVTCALADAIDSAYQNMGIVIRLVPSINREKSPEQAIAMLEDMIAAPHPYVLGIGIDYKEHDAPVEKFWKAYRLAKQHGYKLTAHCSEFGLHWRNVETGIELIGVDRIDHGYTIVDNPALTKEYAEKGIPFTVIPSNTYYFKQWPRYQDWCLHHPIRAMAKAGMNIIPCTDDWHIHNTDSANCYRVMVEDFGFDLESLKQMMLNSIEACWMPDSTKQQWLAEWSDEFDLLRSNLTTEPSISPEMKICYRR, from the coding sequence GTGAAAACAGCTCCAATCACGCTCACAGAATTCTATCACCGCTTTCCTAAAGCCGATCTTCACTACCACCTGCTAGGTGGGGTTAGGCTTGAAACTATGTTGTGGTTTGCAAACAAATACGACATTGTACTCAGTGAACTTGAAGCCAAAGCCTACTATCGCGCTTATCAAGCAGAAACGGGAATTGTAAAAGGCGGCATTGAGGCACTTACCTTCCTCTACCAGTTAATGCGTGAACCGAGCGACTATGCGAAAGTACTGCTGGAAGTCGCTGAAGACGCCCATGCTTGTGGTGTTAAGTATATCGAGACATTCTGGAACCCATCGGATACCCCCCTGAGCTACGCCGAAGTCACGTGTGCACTCGCTGATGCGATTGACAGTGCTTACCAGAACATGGGAATCGTTATTCGCCTGGTCCCTTCTATCAACCGCGAGAAGTCACCGGAACAAGCCATCGCCATGTTGGAGGACATGATTGCCGCCCCCCACCCCTATGTGCTAGGTATCGGCATTGACTACAAAGAGCACGACGCCCCGGTTGAGAAGTTTTGGAAAGCATACCGTTTAGCAAAACAGCATGGCTACAAACTGACAGCTCATTGCTCTGAGTTTGGCTTACATTGGCGCAACGTCGAAACTGGCATTGAACTGATCGGTGTAGACCGTATCGATCATGGTTATACCATCGTTGATAATCCAGCCCTGACCAAAGAGTATGCCGAGAAAGGGATCCCTTTTACCGTTATCCCATCCAATACCTACTACTTCAAACAGTGGCCGCGCTACCAAGACTGGTGCTTGCACCACCCTATCAGAGCGATGGCCAAAGCGGGTATGAACATCATACCCTGTACCGACGACTGGCATATACACAACACAGACAGTGCCAACTGTTACAGGGTAATGGTCGAAGACTTTGGTTTTGACCTTGAGAGTTTGAAACAAATGATGCTCAACAGTATTGAAGCATGCTGGATGCCTGACAGTACTAAGCAACAATGGCTAGCGGAATGGAGCGATGAGTTCGATCTGCTCAGGTCAAATTTGACCACTGAGCCAAGCATCTCGCCAGAAATGAAAATTTGCTACCGACGCTAA
- a CDS encoding transcriptional regulator, LysR family (COG0583), which produces MNLDTKWLEDFLMLADMQHFSRAAEARHITQPAFGRHIRALEKAVGHTLIDRTTTPISLTAAGRQFRTIAQNLVSQMEAGVKMLNGIEQPLQNPIRIATPHSLSSPTLLDLTEFINQEHNLHFSIDILRVDFAVEALTEASCDFLLGFEILSLLQPPFQNLCIGHGDFLLVSAADERGGALYNPLEMKCPILKYSAESYSARLIEQYQPQFESLNTYPVFESSMCQLHKDMALRGKGLAWLPDAQIRRELDTGKLIAVSPQQFRLPYQIRLYRNSAPLRQDAQQLWNYLQHSVKTGWQINRSWQPN; this is translated from the coding sequence ATGAACTTAGACACAAAATGGCTTGAAGACTTCTTAATGCTGGCAGACATGCAGCATTTTTCCCGAGCCGCAGAAGCCCGGCATATCACTCAACCGGCGTTTGGCCGGCATATCCGAGCGCTTGAGAAAGCCGTCGGCCACACATTGATTGACCGAACGACAACGCCTATTAGCCTCACCGCCGCTGGCAGACAATTCCGAACCATTGCCCAAAACCTGGTTTCACAGATGGAGGCAGGAGTAAAGATGCTCAATGGCATTGAGCAACCCCTGCAAAATCCGATTCGCATCGCCACGCCCCACTCGCTGTCATCACCGACTCTGCTGGATTTGACAGAATTCATCAATCAAGAGCACAACCTACACTTTTCTATCGATATTTTACGGGTTGATTTTGCCGTGGAGGCGCTAACCGAAGCAAGTTGCGATTTTTTGCTAGGCTTCGAAATTCTCTCGCTGCTTCAGCCGCCATTTCAGAACCTGTGTATCGGCCATGGTGACTTTCTGCTGGTTTCCGCCGCAGACGAGCGAGGAGGTGCACTATACAACCCGCTGGAAATGAAATGCCCGATACTCAAATACAGCGCAGAATCATACAGTGCAAGGCTTATCGAGCAGTATCAACCGCAATTCGAATCACTCAATACTTACCCGGTGTTTGAAAGTTCGATGTGTCAACTCCATAAGGATATGGCATTAAGGGGAAAAGGGTTGGCTTGGTTACCCGATGCCCAAATACGCCGAGAACTGGATACCGGCAAGCTGATTGCCGTCTCCCCGCAACAATTCCGGCTTCCTTACCAGATCAGGCTATACCGCAATTCCGCCCCTTTACGACAAGATGCCCAGCAACTATGGAACTATCTACAGCACAGCGTAAAAACAGGTTGGCAAATCAACCGGTCATGGCAGCCCAACTAA
- a CDS encoding hypothetical protein (COG2050), whose product MSIWKKSFTLESLNETSTNTLVEHLGIEYSTFDDNSLSAVMPVEPRTHQPLGMLHGGASVVLAETLGSLAANMCVDDGKYCVGLDINANHLRAMRSGHVVGKAYPVHLGATTQVWQIDIKDPRGRMVCTSRLTIAVMRHKKAVES is encoded by the coding sequence ATGAGTATTTGGAAAAAATCCTTCACTCTTGAAAGTTTAAATGAGACATCGACAAATACACTCGTCGAGCACTTGGGAATTGAGTATTCGACGTTTGACGACAACAGCCTCTCCGCTGTTATGCCCGTTGAGCCTCGCACGCATCAACCGCTCGGAATGTTGCATGGCGGCGCCTCGGTAGTACTGGCCGAAACCTTGGGCTCGCTGGCTGCCAATATGTGTGTCGATGATGGCAAATATTGCGTCGGCCTTGATATCAATGCCAACCACCTCCGAGCAATGCGGAGTGGCCATGTTGTCGGCAAAGCCTATCCTGTGCATTTAGGGGCGACAACCCAGGTATGGCAGATTGATATCAAGGACCCTCGGGGCCGTATGGTATGTACCAGCCGGTTGACGATTGCAGTGATGAGACACAAGAAGGCGGTGGAATCATGA
- a CDS encoding hypothetical protein (COG3001), with protein MNRKQLKKIAEFSYRTMFRQAPDLSEIHETFYGWVVFLASEKAKVVVKFSREIGRQAKEIKGLERLRQALTCPVPEVLYFGREEGYEFIMLEWLEGISAHQIPNDPIAIERFSESYLALLHTMHEINAPQGFESERGQFYTSLTTAFSDWMGPVYRYIISEVSPFSPAQKQAYQSLWAMKDEILSTASPISSLIHDDCHIGNILVDPKSFEVTGVLDPCDVGFKHREMDIFHLYDVRPEMRLAERYQQAVSLPPGFELRRWYFSLWDDAKHSRNMGWYDEAWIQNKLTTFNQTATAEYGTVSYQ; from the coding sequence TTGAATAGAAAACAGCTAAAAAAAATCGCAGAGTTTAGCTACAGGACAATGTTTCGTCAGGCTCCGGATCTTAGTGAAATCCATGAAACTTTTTATGGCTGGGTGGTATTCCTTGCATCAGAAAAAGCCAAGGTTGTGGTGAAGTTTTCCCGAGAGATAGGGCGGCAGGCAAAGGAAATCAAAGGGCTCGAACGCTTGCGGCAGGCGTTAACATGCCCAGTACCTGAGGTATTGTATTTCGGTCGGGAGGAAGGCTACGAATTTATCATGCTGGAGTGGTTAGAAGGGATCTCGGCCCATCAAATTCCTAATGATCCCATCGCTATTGAGCGTTTTTCTGAAAGCTATCTTGCGCTTTTGCACACAATGCACGAAATCAATGCTCCTCAGGGCTTTGAATCCGAACGGGGGCAATTTTACACCAGTTTGACTACGGCTTTTTCAGATTGGATGGGGCCGGTATACCGATATATTATCAGTGAGGTTTCACCTTTTTCTCCTGCGCAAAAACAGGCATACCAATCTCTTTGGGCAATGAAGGATGAGATCCTGTCTACAGCTTCGCCCATCTCTTCACTGATCCATGATGATTGTCATATTGGGAATATACTGGTCGATCCAAAAAGCTTCGAGGTAACCGGCGTTTTAGACCCATGTGATGTAGGGTTTAAACACCGGGAAATGGATATTTTCCATCTGTATGATGTGAGGCCGGAAATGAGGCTTGCCGAACGCTACCAGCAAGCCGTGAGTCTGCCGCCGGGGTTTGAACTGAGGCGTTGGTATTTCAGTTTGTGGGATGATGCCAAGCACAGTCGAAACATGGGCTGGTATGACGAAGCCTGGATACAAAATAAGCTGACTACCTTTAATCAGACAGCAACGGCAGAATATGGCACTGTGTCGTATCAGTAA
- a CDS encoding hypothetical protein (COG4784), with protein MNRFRPFAAAGFIASAIALTACSSSPTGRQQVLLFSEQDMSQLGAQSFDALKEQEKIHTDAKTNQYVQCVTDALTARLGGPQVADQWEVVVFDSDQVNAFALPGGKIGVYTGLLNVATNQDQLATVIGHEIGHVLAQHSNERLSRTQLANMGLQISSVAMGGADYHDAAMAGLGLGVQYGVLMPYGRAQESESDIIGLRLMAEAGFDPNESVSLWQNMAKASGGNQPPELLSTHPSHSTRIDDLRAEIAKLPSYSTAKPQCRM; from the coding sequence ATGAATCGCTTTCGACCTTTCGCGGCTGCGGGCTTTATTGCCTCTGCAATCGCGCTTACAGCTTGCAGTAGCTCCCCCACGGGCAGGCAGCAGGTACTGCTGTTCTCTGAGCAGGATATGTCTCAGTTAGGGGCACAGTCATTTGATGCCTTAAAAGAGCAAGAAAAAATCCATACGGATGCAAAAACCAATCAGTACGTTCAATGTGTGACTGATGCATTAACCGCTCGCCTAGGTGGACCTCAGGTCGCAGATCAATGGGAAGTCGTGGTCTTTGACAGCGATCAGGTCAATGCCTTTGCCTTGCCCGGTGGTAAAATCGGCGTCTATACTGGCCTGTTGAATGTTGCGACCAATCAAGATCAACTTGCGACTGTCATTGGCCACGAAATTGGCCATGTCTTGGCCCAGCACAGTAACGAGCGGCTGTCCCGAACTCAACTTGCCAACATGGGGCTGCAAATTTCCAGCGTCGCTATGGGCGGAGCAGATTACCATGATGCCGCCATGGCGGGCCTAGGTCTTGGGGTGCAATATGGCGTCTTGATGCCTTACGGCCGAGCCCAGGAGTCTGAATCCGATATTATTGGTCTGAGGTTAATGGCTGAGGCAGGCTTTGACCCTAATGAAAGTGTCAGCCTATGGCAGAACATGGCGAAAGCATCTGGGGGCAATCAACCGCCTGAACTGCTCTCGACCCACCCGTCTCACTCGACCCGGATAGACGACTTGCGGGCAGAAATCGCCAAACTGCCAAGCTACAGCACGGCAAAACCACAATGTAGAATGTAA